The following proteins are co-located in the Massilia litorea genome:
- a CDS encoding DUF883 domain-containing protein — translation METPEKNPQTQERLIGDLRLVIENAEELLKNTDQYTSVLYQNARAKLAMALNAANEELERFEDAQLNRMMEATRQATERCGSLSGEERILRAFH, via the coding sequence ATGGAAACCCCGGAAAAAAATCCGCAAACGCAGGAACGGCTGATCGGCGATCTGCGCCTCGTCATCGAGAATGCGGAAGAACTGCTGAAGAACACGGATCAATACACGAGCGTCCTCTATCAGAACGCGCGCGCCAAGCTGGCAATGGCGCTGAACGCGGCCAACGAAGAACTCGAGCGCTTCGAAGACGCGCAGCTCAATCGCATGATGGAAGCGACACGCCAGGCCACCGAGCGCTGCGGCAGCCTGAGCGGCGAAGAGCGGATCCTGCGCGCTTTCCATTGA
- a CDS encoding YjfB family protein: MDVLAIARLSTTIAETGTKEDVGMTMLKKQQDMQKSAMTQILDGIQPPQNLPAHLGNKINTTA; this comes from the coding sequence ATGGACGTCCTCGCCATCGCCAGGCTATCTACCACCATCGCCGAGACCGGCACCAAGGAGGACGTCGGCATGACCATGCTCAAGAAGCAGCAGGACATGCAGAAGTCGGCCATGACCCAGATCCTCGACGGTATCCAGCCGCCGCAGAACCTGCCGGCTCACCTCGGCAACAAGATCAATACCACTGCCTGA